Within the Oryctolagus cuniculus chromosome 19, mOryCun1.1, whole genome shotgun sequence genome, the region gaggcagcagggcaggggcgcCGAGCAGATGCGTGCTTGGCTTGTTCAAGGACCTGGCCcgtgtgggagggaggagagcagagggagtGGCCGGAGCAGGACAGAGGCCCGAGTGACCGGCTTGTACCACGCGTGCAGTGGGAGCTGCTGGAGTAGGTTTACCTTTTGCACAGACTACTGGCCCAGCCGTGAGGACAACGGACAGGGTGCAGGGGGTGAGACAGGAGGAGGCGACTGCAGGAACCCGAGAGGTCACCGTGGGAGGCGGTGCAGAGCGCACAGGGGATCCGTGTCGTGGAAGGAGCCGCAGGGTTTCCTGGAAAACCGGGTGTGGCTGCCAGAAAGAGGAGCCAAGGGGGACTCTGGGATGTCAGCTGCAGCCACTGGAGAAGTGGGGTGGCCTGTtcggaggcaggcagggctgtggcaggcgAGGAATGTGGCCTTGGACAGGCTCAGCTGCCATCCGGAAAGGCCACGCAGACAGCTCGGGCCCCATCGCGATGCAGACCTGGACGTCTCCGCGGTAGGAGGGGATGGAGCATGAGCCACAGGAGGGATGAGCGAGAGCCAGCCGAGGACCCCATCCGGCTCAGAGCCCAGCTTGAGCAGGGGCCAGGTCGGGCAGCTGTCAGGGCTCTGGAGCCAGAACGGAACGGGCGGCGCCTCGGTGATGACTGGGGTGCGGGTTCTGGAGTCGTCCCAGCTCCGCCGTTGAGTGCCTGTGTGCTCTTGGCGCTGTGTGACGTCGCTGCCTGAGCCCGGCAGGGCATTCACGTCTGGTCTGTCAGAGACGGCAGGGTCGGTGGCGCTGGGAGCAGGTGCGTGGAGAGGCAGTGGTGTGGccggggcacagcaggtggtgcagAGGGGGTAATGGGGGAGGCACCAGAAGAGGTTGTTCTTGAGCCGACTAGTGAGGTTGGGGCAGTGCGTGAGAAGGGAGCGGGGCACGGTAGGCGCAGGCGTGATGGGGAAAGGGAAGTGGGCATGtaccatgggaggcctggatgccAGGAACCGGGCTGGCCCATTACTGTGGAGGGCCTGCGAGTCCCTGAGGCctcggcggggtggggggtcacTTGTGAAGGCTGAGAGCGTGGGCCTTGGTCACACTTTGGCTGCGTCACTGAGCTCCCTGGGCCTTGACCCCCTTGCCTGTTCGCTGGGCTCATGGGGAGGATAAAGTACGTTCAGGGATGGCCGCTGCCTGGCCCCTGGTAGCCCCTTGTCGGCACGAGCTGCTGTTGGCCTGCTGAGCACAGCGTGAGGGGGACACAGGCCTGGGTGGCgatgggggcagggcagaggcagggacagtCCTCGGGCAGCTGGCCCTTGCAGGCGTGCACGTgtgggtgctgggagctgggccccTGTCTGCCCTGAGTCCTGCCAGGCTCCTGCACCCGAGGCCTGACCCGCTCTGACCCTTGTGCTGCCCAGGAACAGAGGTTGAGCTGTGGCCCCTTGAGAAGCTGAGAGCAGGCCCAGGGCCGCAGGGCAGCCCCTGCGTGTTTGCCACTCCCCCCAGGGCTGGGTCCGATTCCGCCTGCTGGGCACCGGGCAGGCCTGTTCCTTGAACTCCGCCTTTCCCTGGCTCTTGACCCCTCCCGCCTCCCAGGCCATCCGGCTGCTGGGGGTCACTAGCGATGTCTCCCTGCACGGACCGGACCGTGCTCAGTCTGCCCCGCGGGAAGCCTGGTGGGGAGCGCACTTGAAGACCCGGCAGGGGCGGGCAGGACAGAACAGAACTTTGGCAAGCAGCAGAGGGCACTCCAGGCGGAGGGGCCAGCCCGCGGTGAGGCCGAGCGGAGCTGTGACGTGCTGAGGTCTGTTCTAGAGAGATCCCTCTGGCTGCAGTGTGGAGGAGCTGGGCGAGGCTGCAGGCAGGGAGTCCAGGTAGAGGCCGGTGCCATAGCACAGGTGAGCTGAggagggcctggccaggccactGGCTGCGGGGGGCCCGTCCGAGATGTCAGAGGAGCTGCTGGGGGGTGACACCTTCCACCGGACCAGTAAGTCCCGAagtcagaggagggagaggaaggcagaggtggCAGGGTGTGGCCGAGGCGCCCGGAGGCGGGAGGTGGCCCGGGCTGGCTCTGAGCTGCTGTTGTCTGCAGGGGGCACGGcagcctttccttccctctctcctctcagaccccccacccccaccccactccatccccgcccctgcccccacccccaggcattCTGTAGGGGCTGAGGGGGCCCAGCTGTGTCCTGTCCCTGGAATGAGCCTGCGCCCGACCCACCCCCGGTTGGCCTCCCGGAGTGCCCCCCTGACGAGCCCTCCCTGTGTTTCTTCTTGCTGCAGATGGCGGTGGGCCCCCCAGACTGCTCCGTGGGCGGGCCGCTGGCCTTCCCTGGtcggggggccggggccggggtcggCGCAGCGCtgacccctctgcctccccccaagCTGCCCCCCCACACGATCCTGAGCACCGTCCCCCGGCAGATGTTCAGCGACGCGGGCAGCGGGGACGACGCCCTGGACGGGGACGACGACCTGGTGATCGACATCCCGGAGTGAGGCGCCCGCCCCCGCGCCAGCACGCGAGCCCCGCTTCCTCAGAGACGTTTATTGCCGCCCAGTTGCCATGCGTTGGCCACCACACAACCAGAAGAGGCGTAAACATGCACGCACGCCCCCGCCCCCGGAAGGCGGCAGGGCCCCGCCCTCACACCCAGCCCCTCGGGgacagcgagcgagcgagcgggtGGGGGACGCAGAGGCCCTGTGGGGGCCACCCCTTCACGAGGGCAGCTGTCCAGGGCTACGGGTGtgctctggttttgtttttaaaggaaggTTCTGTATAAAGGAGTAGCTCTTTCTTTTGTTGTCCTTTGCTGCTTGGGAAACGGTCTCCTCCTCCGAGCCTCCCCTAATCCGACCTCCTCCCCGTGACAGGAGGGGCGGGCAgcctggagaggcaggaggaggggcgcACCTacctggggcggggctggcacgGCTCTCCCGCGGGTGTGCGGAGGCAGGGTGCTTTGCATATTGCAGGCGCTAGGGAGTCAGGCAGGAGGAAGTTTGCATATGTGAATGTgttctccacagtctctcacgAGCAGATAGACCCAAGTCACGGAGACTCTCACGAGAATAAGACAGGTAGTGCGGGGCAGGGGGACGTCCCACCCCGTGTAAACGTGCAACACACTCGTGCGAAGGttgggtgctggccccaggcccccggGTGGCTGGGGGAGTTGGGGGGCCcgtgctgggccgggccgggggctcAGGCTGAGGGGAGGGCCCCGGCTGCGGGCGGCAGCTCGCTGGTCAGGGTGTGCCAGCGCTCCAGGGCTGTGTCCGGCTGCTGCAGGCAGTCACGCCAGTGCTTCCGGGCCTCTCCACGGGCACCCGGGCCCAGGGACACGCCACCTGGAAGCAGGCGGCAGCGGGCGAGATGAGCGCCCGTCTCcctcccggcgcccgcccgcccgcggcagccccagctcagctcctgcctcaCCGATGAAGTCGTTGGATTTGCCGATGTCGTAGTCCCACACCGTGACCTCCAGAGTCTTAGTGGCCAGAGTGGAGAGCTCCATCTCATAGAAAAACTCCTGGGGACGAGGCCAGCCGCGCCGTGCGCTGAGACCCTCCCCAAGCCccaaccctgcccctgcccacctgcacTTCCGGCCCCGCCCCGTTCACCTGGTTAAATTCTGGGTTCAGCGTCTTCTTCTTCACACAGGTTTTATGCTTGGATTTCTTATCCACATCCGGTCTCAGGTACCTTAGGGGTGGGATGGGGGGCACGGGGGAGAGCCACGTGGTTAGGGCCAAGCCCGGCCCTTCAggaccctggggcagggggcaggctccctgggggaggggctcacgTCTTGACGTAGGGGTCCGAGTAGCCATTGACGTCCATGGCGGCCAGGTGGGCGCAGCGAATGATGCCCACCAGCAGCCCCCGGCGCCGGGAGCTGTAGCTGAGGCTCAGCAGGATGCGGCCGCGCTCTTCCAGCAGCCCCGGGCCCTGCTCGGCCTGCTCCAGCTGCGGGAGCAGACGCGggctcagcccaggccctgcgccacccccacccccaccccgacacaCACGGGGCCCCCGGAGAGGGGCCTCACCTCCTTCAGGTAACAGGAGATGCCCCTCAGCGCTGCCGACATGGAAGACGGTGAAGCCAGctgaggggggcagagagaaggtGCTAGAAACGGCCTccccggggcccctcccccccagcccctgcacggACCGGGACCTGGCGCTCCAAGCAGATGTTGAAGTGCTTCTTCTGGGAAGGCTTGAGGCGGCGAAGGGGCACTCGGATCTCCCCGATGAACTCGTTGTGGCTCAGCTTGTCCTCGTCGCAGACAGAGATCCTGCAGGCGGGACCTGCGGCGTCAGGCCCCCTCCCGCGCACGGTCCTCAGGCCACGCCCAACTTCCCTGCCTTCTCGGAGGGGCCGTGGCCCCAGCGGGATGACCGCACTTGCCCtgttgtctcctcctcctccgctgCCCACACTGCCTGCAGAAGCCCTCGCACACCCTGGGGACCACTGCCCCTCGCTGCCTCCAGCTGCAGGGCCTGGAGACCAGATGTGACCCCCACCTCAGGCCTGCGCTGCTGGGTGTGGCCACAGGGAGGCTGAGAGAGCTAGAAGGGCCTTGAGGGTTCTTGGGTGCCACGCAgagacccccccccacacacacacacacactcctccctgGCCCTCCTGCCCCTTTCTGCATGGAACAGGGACCCAGCCTGGCAGagccccaggagcccagcagcGAAGAAGAGCCTGGCTTCGCTTGTCTGGCCCTCTGCAGGCCCTGAGCTGCTGCTGCCGTCAGCAGCTACTGGGTTGAGCCCCTGTGGCGTGTGGGCatgttccagccccagccccggcactGCGCTGCTACCTGTAGGACCCTGGGGAAGTCACTTCGCCTCCCCAAGCCTCAGTTCCCATCTGGACAGTGGGGATAATGAGCTCCCGCCTCCTAATGCTATTGTGAGCTCAAGTGAAATAAAGAGATGCAAAACTGCGTGGCCCGGGGCTGGGCACCAGTGAGCATGCGTTATTTTTAGGCCTCACTCTCACATGTGAAATCCCAGACCAGCCTTTCTGGCTCTTCGTCCTCCCCTCCCGTCCACCCCCGCGCCCAACACCAACGTGATCTCTCGCAAGCAGCCCTAACCATGCCCCTTCCCTGATGCAAAGCCGCCCATGGCTCCCTACTGCCCGAGGCCCAAGAAGCCCGAGGGGGGCGTCTCTGCCAGCCCGGGGTTTGCTGCTGCCCTCCGTGGCCATCTCCTGGGGTCACAGAGCAAGTCCCCTGTCCCGGAAGGCTTCACCGCTTGCTTAGGGAGGTAGAGGGGACGGCGGGGACCAGAATGGACCGACCCATGCTGCAGAGGcctgacttcaggctggggctctgAGAAGGGGTCTCAACGGATAGCAAGAGCTtccaggaggaggcagagctTGGCTGAGCCTCAGATGGGTGGGACTGAGGCTGGCAGAGGGGAAGCTGAGTTCTTCCCAGGTAGAAGAAACCCAACAGGCAAAGCAGGCAGGAGCAGCGGGAGGTCCTGGAGCAGAGGGGCTAGGGAGACCTGTGGCTTgctgctggggaggctggggagccaTGGATTGTTCCTGAACACCAGAGAGACCAGGGCTTCATAGGACGGACACACCAACCAACCAAAAGAGACGCGACAGCTGtcccaggaggagggagggtgccGGCTGGGGAGAGGCGCCCTCACCTGAGCACCTTGTGCGTGATGTCCTCGTCCGTGATCCCGCTGTACGTCAGGTCCTCGTTCCACACGGGGTTCAGCGTGTTCCTCTGAGtctttgtttttagtttattggcctgggggtggggtgggggggcagggacaGAGTTCTCAATACATGTCCCCCTGACCCACCTGGGGGACGAACCCAGTGGCTGGggtaggggaggagaggagggggcccAGGTGGGGGCGGGAAGGAGGCTTTTTACtttgcaggctccagggagcaggtgcagcttGACGTAGGGGTCGGCCAGGCCGTTGAAGTCCATGGGCTTGAGGCCCTGCAAGGAAGCAGTGTGGGGATGAGGgctgtgcctgcctgcctgccctctgcagaagtgggggggagggagtgggaggagccagcgaggggtgggaggggggaggagcagtgtccttcctgcccctcccagggcagagggcagagcaggcgAGGAGGGCCTGAGAGGCAGGAAGTACCCACCTTGGCCCTGAGGATGCTACAGTGCAGAGCGCAGGAAGCCTGGtcatacagaagatcaaactCCAGGGTGCCCAGGGCGGCTGGAAAGAGGGCGTGAGTCAGTGTACCAGGCCAGGGGTGTGCGAAACGGGCTGGGCAGGCATGGGACGGGTGTGTGCCCTGGGGcggcgtgtgtgcgtgtgcgcgcgtCTGGGTCCCCGGCTCGGCTGCCACCGGGGCCGTGAGTGGGCTGGTGGAGCGTCTCCGCAGAAATATTGAAGCTGCAATCGCCTCACCACGCCGGCTGCAGCTGCGGCAGCGacaggcccccccccccactcgccccctccggcccccgcccccgctgcccGGCAACCCCCAGACTCACTGGCGTCGTCCGAGTCGTAGCTGTCCACCTCGGCTCCATCCTCAGGCGTGGTGGCCccgaggagggcagcagggggggccagggccaggggggCCAGGTGAGCAGGGGCCTCCCCGCAGCTCCCGCCCCCTGCTTCAGGTCCCGGGCCCAGGCGGGGGAAGTAGTCGGAGATCTGGCGGATGGGCCGGATGGGCCCGGGGCACACGTTGATGGCCATGTGCTCCTGGATGTTGATGGTCATGCGGTCGCCCCTGCGGCCCCTCATGCAGCACCCCTGGCTGGCGAGGGGGTGACAGCGTGAGCCCAGCCACCTGCCGCCTCTACTTGCCAAGGCAGCCTGCCCGGCCAGTGGCCCTCGCTGACCTGCCTTCCCAAGTGACAAGCGGACAGCAACCTGTGCCAGtcagccagcatcacaggggccGCTCCCCCACAGACGGGTCGTGGGTCCCCCTCCACCTCGTGGGTCTACCTGGAGGTTGTCCCTTTGTCACCTTCccacctcccccctctcctcctgggCTCTGGTCTGCCCCGAGCCCAGCCTCCCCCAGAGCCTCTTCATTAGGTCCCCGCCTCTGTCCCTCAGAGGCTCTGCCCACCCTCTGCAGCAGGCGCTGGTCCGGTCAGGGTGTCACCCGGCCCTCAAGGCTGTCCCTTCATTCAACCCCAGGATTCTTctgcctgcctgctcctcccccaccccgcgccgCGCAAGGTGGGAACCCCAGCCTGCGATGCCTCCTCTTGAAATTGCAGCCGCAGAAGCGCTGAACACCCCCGTAGCACCCACCGAAAACGCGCTGGCCCTCACCCTCACACCCGCGGCCggcccagccccctgcacctgcctctatGCCTCCAACAGGTGCCCGGGCACTGCGCTGCCGGCGGGTGCGGGctgggcggcggcgggcggcggtcCCCGGCGCGGCTAGCGAGGAGAGCGCAGAGTCCGGCTGTGCGCGCCGCTTGGGAGCCAGAGCCGAGAAAGtgcggggaggagggggtgagCGCGGCGAGGCGAGGAGGCCGCCGGCGCCGGcagcggcggggagggggggcggggagggacggccgggctggggagggggcgggactcCGGCTCACACCCGCCGGGGCACGCTCCGGAGCGCCCGCCAGTGCGCACCCACCAGCGCGCACACGCACGGGCACGCGGGCTGCCACCCGCTCGTGTGCACACGGGCGGGCACCCACGGCGGGCCGGGCGCTCCCGCGCGCACACGCCTGGGCCCACGTGTGCGAgctcacacgcatgcacacgcgcTGCACACTCGCAGGAGAACTTCGCAGACGCACACCCGCAAACACGCGAGCTTCCAGCGCCACCACGAAGCTGCGGCGAGAACGCCCGGGGCTTTCCCAACTCCTCCCGGGAGACCCAGGCCGCCGCCCGCGCGTTAGGCCCGCAGCGCCGCCCTCCGCTCCCGGGTCTCCGGACCACCGGCCTCGTTGCCATGACAACGCTGGCTcattctccccacccctcccccgcgGAGAGGcttggaggagggaggaagacgcCGGTCCTCCCCAGCCTTGGGTCCGTAGGGGCGGGGCTTAGTGATCCGCAGTGACTTGGGACCGGGATAGGGTAAGGGGATCCAATCCACCTGCCGCCGCTGGCCTGGGATCTGGGGGTCCCCAGCACCTCCTCCCTTTGGCTGTCCTTGTGACCCTActcagcccccagggcccaggggccccTTCCCAGGGGTGATATCTCCCTTGGGGATCTCCCCTCCCACAGTGCATGCCCTGCCCACCCGTGGGCTTCCCCAATCAGGTGTCTCCCAAGGCCCTCCTCCTCATTCGTCTTTCCTGGCTTgagccctgccccaggccagctGCCGGCCACCACTGGCTGTGACTAAACCTAGCCTGGGATCTTGGCTCTACTTTGTCCTGGCGAGGCCTTCAAGGCTCTACAGACCTGGACCACATCCGCCCCCTGCCCACAAATACCTGAAGTCCCCGGAGCAACCTTGACCTTCAGGTCTCTGGAGCTTGGCTCAGGAAGGCTCCTCCACCTAAGAAACCTGCCTCTCCTCCAGGAGTCATCTCAGGCCACCTCCTCCTAGAAGCCTTCAGCGAGCATCCGGCACAACCCCCCAGCCGGTCCCGCTGCCCCCCCTCAgcgtccagagctgggctgtggctgtTTGCTGTCTGCTTGTTTACGTGTCCAACTCCCCCACTAGCCAGAAGCTGATTCATCTGAGTCCCTAGTGCCCCAGACAGGGCCCAGCGCTAGGCCGGCACCACTGAATGATGGGATTGAAGACAACCATGTGTTTGCACAACACACTGAATATACTTAGGCCACCCAGCCCAGCACTGAGGACTggtgagatgggggggggggggaggctctGGGACAGCAGTTAAGGCACAGCCTGAGCTCCTGCGCCCGGCCCGCCCGTGTTGGAGTGC harbors:
- the DOC2A gene encoding double C2-like domain-containing protein alpha, which gives rise to MRGRRGDRMTINIQEHMAINVCPGPIRPIRQISDYFPRLGPGPEAGGGSCGEAPAHLAPLALAPPAALLGATTPEDGAEVDSYDSDDATALGTLEFDLLYDQASCALHCSILRAKGLKPMDFNGLADPYVKLHLLPGACKANKLKTKTQRNTLNPVWNEDLTYSGITDEDITHKVLRISVCDEDKLSHNEFIGEIRVPLRRLKPSQKKHFNICLERQVPLASPSSMSAALRGISCYLKELEQAEQGPGLLEERGRILLSLSYSSRRRGLLVGIIRCAHLAAMDVNGYSDPYVKTYLRPDVDKKSKHKTCVKKKTLNPEFNQEFFYEMELSTLATKTLEVTVWDYDIGKSNDFIGGVSLGPGARGEARKHWRDCLQQPDTALERWHTLTSELPPAAGALPSA